In Parasphingorhabdus halotolerans, a single window of DNA contains:
- a CDS encoding exodeoxyribonuclease VII small subunit → MSETTETPSDLNFEDALKRLEDIVRKLESGDVPLDQSIALYEQGEKLRGLCQKRLEAAQAKIEKITLDREGKPAGTAPFDAE, encoded by the coding sequence ATGAGCGAAACCACTGAAACCCCGTCAGACCTGAACTTTGAAGATGCGCTCAAGCGCCTTGAAGATATTGTCCGAAAGCTGGAAAGCGGCGATGTGCCGCTCGATCAATCAATTGCGCTTTACGAGCAGGGTGAAAAGTTGCGCGGACTTTGCCAGAAACGGCTGGAAGCGGCGCAGGCGAAGATCGAAAAGATCACTCTGGACCGCGAGGGCAAGCCCGCTGGGACCGCCCCGTTTGATGCGGAGTAG
- a CDS encoding DUF2177 family protein, giving the protein MAQYLIAYIIAAVIFGILDAIWLSNAAEKLYRPIIGDLMADQFRLAPALVFYALYLAGIMWFALRPALQDGQWTTALLNGALLGFFCYATYDLTNQAVMKVWTTKLSVIDIIWGTFATGTTAALTAFLVLRFVR; this is encoded by the coding sequence ATGGCACAATATCTAATCGCTTATATCATCGCAGCCGTAATTTTCGGCATATTGGATGCCATCTGGCTGAGCAACGCGGCGGAAAAACTCTATCGCCCGATCATCGGTGACCTAATGGCAGATCAATTTCGTCTGGCTCCGGCACTGGTTTTTTACGCGCTTTATCTCGCTGGCATCATGTGGTTTGCGTTGCGACCGGCGTTGCAGGACGGGCAGTGGACGACCGCACTGCTCAATGGTGCATTACTGGGCTTTTTCTGCTACGCGACCTATGATTTGACCAATCAGGCGGTGATGAAAGTTTGGACCACCAAGCTGTCTGTGATTGATATTATCTGGGGTACTTTTGCGACTGGCACGACGGCTGCACTGACTGCGTTTCTGGTGCTGCGGTTTGTTAGATAG
- a CDS encoding 2-hydroxychromene-2-carboxylate isomerase: protein MTKTIELIYDFVSPNAYLAWYPLKALAEKHDANIEIIPAFLGGMHKLTGNAPPFIRDAEVKGKNEYAMLEMTRFITKHGLTKFQMNPHFPFNTITLQRMLIAVGADKRSDFIDALLPAIWEQQLDASDAEAVGKILQDGGFDAQALFAQTQDAAIKQELIDNTEKAVERGAFGIPTFFVEGEMYFGKERLDQIEAQLAG from the coding sequence ATGACCAAGACCATCGAACTAATCTACGATTTCGTCAGTCCCAATGCGTACCTAGCATGGTACCCGCTCAAGGCGCTGGCGGAAAAACATGACGCGAATATTGAAATCATCCCAGCCTTTCTCGGCGGGATGCACAAGCTGACGGGCAATGCGCCACCCTTCATCCGCGACGCCGAAGTGAAGGGCAAGAATGAATATGCCATGCTGGAGATGACGCGCTTCATCACGAAACACGGTTTGACGAAATTCCAGATGAACCCGCATTTTCCGTTCAACACGATCACACTCCAACGGATGCTGATAGCGGTGGGCGCAGACAAGCGTTCGGATTTCATTGATGCGTTGCTGCCCGCGATCTGGGAGCAGCAACTTGATGCAAGCGATGCGGAAGCTGTTGGGAAAATCCTGCAAGATGGCGGCTTCGATGCGCAGGCTTTGTTCGCGCAAACACAGGACGCGGCGATCAAACAGGAACTGATCGACAATACCGAAAAAGCCGTCGAGCGCGGCGCTTTTGGCATCCCGACATTTTTTGTGGAAGGCGAGATGTATTTTGGCAAAGAGCGGTTAGATCAGATTGAGGCGCAGTTGGCGGGGTAA
- a CDS encoding SDR family NAD(P)-dependent oxidoreductase translates to MEKTVLVMGAGDAIGSAIMRAFAGVGYTVVGARRNGEKLQPVVDEIVRTGGKAHGFSCDARNEEQVTELFAKIENDIGPLDSVVFNVGANVPMTMLDTDTRKFTKIWEMATLAGFLTGQAAARLMSERGQGSIIFTGATASMRGAAGFGAFASAKGALRNMVQSLAREMGPQNVHVAHVVIDAAVDTEWIKGMLPDYEARKANDGVVNPDDLAQNYVWLHEQPRNSWTFELDIRPWNEKW, encoded by the coding sequence ATGGAAAAAACAGTCTTGGTCATGGGTGCCGGCGATGCGATTGGCAGTGCGATCATGCGCGCCTTTGCTGGTGTCGGCTACACCGTCGTGGGTGCGCGGCGCAATGGCGAGAAGCTGCAGCCAGTGGTTGATGAGATTGTCAGAACCGGCGGCAAGGCACATGGCTTTTCCTGTGATGCGCGCAACGAAGAACAAGTCACGGAGCTTTTTGCAAAAATTGAAAATGACATCGGCCCACTGGATAGCGTGGTATTCAATGTCGGGGCGAATGTGCCGATGACGATGCTCGATACCGACACGCGCAAGTTCACCAAAATATGGGAAATGGCGACACTGGCGGGTTTCCTCACCGGACAGGCGGCGGCGCGCCTTATGAGCGAACGCGGGCAGGGATCGATCATCTTCACCGGCGCAACCGCCAGTATGCGCGGCGCGGCGGGTTTTGGTGCCTTTGCGAGCGCGAAAGGTGCCTTGCGCAATATGGTGCAATCGCTGGCGCGCGAGATGGGGCCGCAAAATGTTCATGTCGCTCATGTGGTGATTGACGCGGCTGTCGATACTGAGTGGATCAAGGGGATGCTACCTGATTATGAAGCGCGCAAGGCCAATGACGGGGTCGTGAACCCCGATGATCTGGCGCAGAATTATGTCTGGTTGCACGAGCAGCCGCGCAACAGCTGGACGTTTGAATTGGATATCCGGCCCTGGAATGAAAAATGGTAA
- the purL gene encoding phosphoribosylformylglycinamidine synthase subunit PurL, which yields MTTDTLINEPQISPETVKEHGLNEEEYQRILNALGREPNITELGIFSVMWSEHCSYKSSRLHLKKLPTTGPQVICGPGENAGVIDIGDNQAAIFKMESHNHPSYIEPYQGAATGVGGILRDVFTMGARPVANLNALRFGRPDHPKMKHLVKGVVAGIGGYGNCVGVPTVGGETNFDPAYDGNIIVNAMTVGVADADKIFYSAASGVGNPIVYVGSKTGRDGIHGATMASAEFDDDSDEKRPTVQVGDPFTEKLLIEACLELMASDAIVAIQDMGAAGLTSSSVEMATNGEVGIILDMDKVPCRETEMTAYEMMLSESQERMLMVLKPGREEMAEAIFTKWELDFAVIGEVTDTRRMVLTHKGETVCDIPLGPLADDAPLYDRPYMSREEYAAHINVQPLGDIPESNDIGADLLKMMATPALASRRWIWEQYDSQVGADTAQRSGGDAAVVRVHGTNKGLAITTDCTPRYCKADPYEGGKQAIAEAYRNLCAVGAKPLATTDCMNFGNPEKPHIMAQFVHSIEGMAEACKALDMPIVSGNVSLYNETTGADGVSHAILPTPAIGAVGLIDDLDKMMTIGFKNEGDYVATIGWHHEELGQSLWMREIHGVQDGAPPLVDLKDESLTGTVVRKLIAEGKVTAVHDIGDGGLAVALAEMALAGNKGADIQKMTSAFAFSEAQGRYVVTYRNERDLDPEQVPFTNIGRVKGDALVLNEKPIALADLREAHESFFRDWMED from the coding sequence ATGACAACAGACACGCTGATAAACGAGCCCCAAATCTCACCCGAAACCGTCAAAGAGCACGGCCTGAACGAGGAGGAATATCAGCGCATATTAAACGCGCTGGGACGCGAACCGAATATTACCGAACTGGGGATTTTCTCGGTCATGTGGTCGGAACATTGTTCTTATAAATCATCTCGTCTGCATCTGAAGAAACTCCCCACAACCGGCCCGCAGGTTATTTGCGGCCCCGGCGAGAATGCGGGTGTAATTGACATTGGAGACAACCAAGCAGCGATCTTCAAGATGGAGTCGCACAACCATCCGTCTTACATCGAACCCTATCAGGGTGCAGCAACTGGCGTTGGCGGTATTCTCCGCGATGTGTTTACAATGGGTGCAAGGCCTGTTGCTAACTTGAACGCACTGCGTTTTGGTCGGCCTGACCATCCCAAGATGAAGCATCTGGTTAAAGGCGTGGTCGCTGGCATTGGCGGCTATGGTAACTGCGTTGGCGTGCCGACAGTAGGCGGCGAGACCAATTTTGATCCCGCTTATGACGGCAATATCATCGTCAACGCGATGACGGTCGGCGTGGCCGATGCGGACAAGATTTTCTATTCGGCGGCCAGCGGCGTTGGGAATCCCATTGTCTATGTCGGCTCGAAAACGGGCCGCGATGGTATCCACGGTGCGACCATGGCGAGCGCCGAATTTGATGATGATAGCGACGAGAAGCGCCCCACGGTCCAAGTCGGTGATCCGTTTACCGAAAAGCTGCTGATCGAGGCTTGCCTGGAGTTGATGGCAAGCGATGCGATTGTCGCCATTCAGGATATGGGCGCGGCAGGACTGACCAGCTCTTCGGTCGAAATGGCGACCAATGGCGAGGTTGGCATCATCCTCGACATGGACAAAGTGCCATGCCGCGAGACTGAAATGACGGCTTACGAGATGATGCTCAGCGAGTCGCAGGAACGCATGCTGATGGTATTGAAACCCGGCCGTGAGGAAATGGCTGAGGCGATTTTCACCAAGTGGGAACTGGACTTCGCGGTGATTGGCGAAGTGACCGATACCCGGAGGATGGTCCTTACCCACAAGGGCGAGACGGTCTGCGATATTCCGCTGGGGCCATTGGCCGATGATGCGCCGCTCTATGACCGGCCCTATATGAGCCGCGAGGAATATGCCGCGCATATTAATGTGCAACCGCTGGGTGATATTCCCGAAAGCAACGATATCGGCGCGGACTTGCTCAAGATGATGGCCACTCCCGCCCTCGCCTCACGCCGCTGGATCTGGGAGCAATATGACAGCCAGGTTGGTGCGGATACCGCCCAACGCTCCGGCGGCGATGCCGCAGTTGTGCGGGTTCATGGCACCAACAAGGGCCTTGCGATCACCACCGACTGCACGCCGCGTTATTGCAAGGCCGATCCCTATGAAGGCGGTAAGCAGGCAATCGCCGAAGCCTATCGCAACCTCTGCGCGGTCGGCGCGAAACCACTGGCGACCACCGATTGCATGAATTTCGGTAACCCCGAAAAACCGCATATCATGGCGCAATTCGTGCACAGCATTGAGGGCATGGCCGAAGCCTGTAAGGCGCTGGATATGCCCATCGTGTCGGGCAATGTCAGCCTGTATAACGAAACCACCGGCGCGGACGGCGTGAGCCATGCGATTTTACCGACACCAGCGATTGGTGCGGTGGGCTTGATTGACGATCTCGACAAGATGATGACGATTGGGTTTAAGAATGAGGGGGATTATGTCGCCACTATTGGATGGCACCATGAGGAACTAGGCCAGTCGCTGTGGATGCGTGAAATTCACGGCGTACAGGATGGCGCGCCACCATTGGTTGATCTGAAAGACGAAAGCTTGACCGGCACAGTCGTCAGGAAATTAATCGCCGAAGGCAAAGTGACGGCAGTTCACGATATTGGCGATGGCGGCCTTGCGGTTGCTCTCGCCGAAATGGCGCTCGCTGGGAACAAGGGCGCAGACATTCAAAAAATGACCAGCGCATTTGCGTTTAGCGAAGCGCAGGGGCGTTATGTTGTGACTTATCGCAACGAACGCGATCTGGATCCCGAACAAGTGCCGTTTACCAATATAGGCCGGGTCAAAGGCGATGCGTTGGTTTTGAATGAGAAGCCGATTGCACTTGCCGACCTCCGCGAAGCGCATGAAAGCTTCTTCCGTGACTGGATGGAAGACTAA
- a CDS encoding DUF3052 family protein — translation MPTGYSGTPLAKKLSLKDGMRVWFSDMPDSVRAEIEDFGLTLIEQPAPSKGLNAAHIFTTERSAMEQHLTALRTLIDSAGQVWVSWPKRASKVPTDITEDTIREVALPMGFVDIKVCAVDGVWSGLKLVIRKKLRYSPMSPHRSS, via the coding sequence ATGCCAACAGGATATTCCGGAACCCCGCTCGCCAAAAAACTTTCGTTGAAAGACGGGATGCGGGTCTGGTTTTCTGACATGCCGGATAGCGTTCGCGCTGAAATTGAGGACTTTGGCCTGACATTGATAGAACAACCCGCGCCGTCCAAAGGCCTGAATGCCGCCCATATCTTTACCACCGAACGCTCCGCGATGGAACAGCATCTCACCGCCTTGCGCACGCTGATAGACTCCGCAGGTCAGGTCTGGGTTAGCTGGCCAAAAAGGGCGTCGAAGGTTCCCACCGATATCACCGAAGACACCATCCGCGAAGTTGCCCTGCCGATGGGTTTTGTAGATATCAAGGTGTGCGCAGTTGATGGCGTCTGGTCGGGGCTGAAGCTGGTTATCCGCAAGAAATTGCGGTATTCGCCCATGTCCCCTCACCGTTCATCCTGA
- a CDS encoding Coq4 family protein produces the protein MEMNHDFAGGTEPAFIHPDRPEARFRPLKALHHFRELIKDKEDTAQVFHIFESLPRPGFRTDAEAFVYSDKGKGLRVSEPHLPNLLDDHERLRKLPAGSLAHAYCDFMEKEGLSAAGLVEEFDRFAPKQYGDLIEWYGHRQRDTHDLLHILTGYGRDALGEQCVLAFTFGQNPAIANIFIAYAGGLNMKKQVKSDAPVFKAIREAQKMGKACPRISEENITELLAQPLDELRKKLNMTPPKFYRQAHEQYRADGIDPYDMLAQAS, from the coding sequence ATGGAAATGAATCATGATTTTGCTGGCGGAACAGAACCCGCCTTTATTCACCCTGATCGCCCGGAAGCGCGTTTTCGTCCGCTCAAGGCGCTGCATCACTTTCGCGAGTTGATCAAGGACAAGGAAGATACCGCTCAGGTTTTCCATATTTTTGAAAGCCTGCCGCGTCCCGGTTTTCGCACGGATGCTGAAGCTTTTGTCTATAGCGATAAGGGTAAAGGACTACGGGTCAGCGAACCGCATCTGCCGAACTTGCTCGACGATCATGAGCGATTGCGGAAACTGCCTGCGGGTAGCCTGGCGCATGCCTATTGTGACTTCATGGAGAAAGAAGGCCTCAGCGCCGCCGGCCTGGTGGAAGAATTCGACCGATTTGCGCCCAAGCAATATGGCGATCTGATAGAATGGTATGGCCATCGCCAGCGTGACACCCATGATCTGCTCCATATTCTCACCGGCTATGGCCGCGATGCACTGGGTGAACAATGTGTGCTGGCATTCACCTTTGGCCAGAACCCGGCGATTGCCAATATCTTCATCGCTTATGCCGGTGGCCTCAACATGAAGAAGCAGGTGAAAAGCGACGCGCCGGTGTTCAAGGCTATTCGCGAGGCGCAAAAAATGGGCAAGGCCTGTCCGCGGATCAGCGAAGAGAATATCACAGAATTGCTGGCCCAGCCGTTGGATGAGCTGCGCAAGAAGCTGAACATGACGCCGCCGAAATTTTATCGGCAAGCCCACGAGCAATATCGCGCCGACGGCATTGATCCTTATGATATGCTGGCGCAGGCGTCTTAA
- a CDS encoding nitroreductase family protein yields MKPHDTLPYTELPKYSDDERVTRSAAFYEAIKTRRTCRYFTDEPIPRAVIENAILAAGTAPNGANHQPWHFAVIESADKKKALREAAEAEEREFYETKASAEWLEALGPLGTDADKPFLETAPYLIVIFGQRKGGMNPGEMKQNYYVGESVGIATGMLITAMHDAGLATLTHTPNPMKFLNEVCDRPSNEKPMMVLVVGKPAPDATIPMHATIKKPLDQISSWL; encoded by the coding sequence ATGAAACCACATGACACCCTGCCCTATACTGAGCTGCCCAAATATTCCGATGACGAACGGGTGACCCGTTCTGCTGCATTCTACGAGGCGATCAAAACCCGCCGCACCTGTCGCTATTTCACCGATGAACCGATTCCTCGCGCCGTGATCGAGAATGCTATTCTCGCCGCCGGAACCGCTCCCAATGGCGCCAATCACCAGCCGTGGCATTTTGCGGTGATCGAATCGGCGGATAAGAAGAAGGCCTTGCGTGAGGCGGCGGAGGCCGAAGAGCGCGAATTTTATGAGACCAAGGCAAGCGCGGAATGGCTGGAGGCATTGGGACCGCTCGGCACCGATGCGGACAAGCCGTTTCTGGAAACCGCGCCCTATCTGATTGTGATATTCGGTCAGCGCAAAGGCGGCATGAACCCCGGCGAGATGAAGCAAAATTATTATGTGGGCGAGAGCGTCGGTATCGCCACCGGCATGCTGATCACGGCGATGCATGATGCGGGCCTCGCAACGCTTACCCACACGCCGAACCCGATGAAATTCCTGAACGAGGTGTGTGACCGACCCAGCAACGAAAAGCCGATGATGGTGCTCGTGGTCGGCAAGCCTGCGCCGGATGCGACTATTCCGATGCACGCCACGATCAAGAAACCGCTTGATCAGATTTCGAGTTGGTTGTGA
- a CDS encoding DUF418 domain-containing protein, giving the protein MTTTTATPRYLELDAMRGFAVMGILLMNIVGFAMPEMAYFSPAVYGGTDTPDIIVWALSFIFVDGKMRGLFTLLFGASMMLVVERAEANSQNPAKVHFSRMFWLALFGLAHFFFLWFGDILFLYAVVGCVAYFMVGLPSETLFRRALLLYVIGIVAFGAMMGSLLYLQYQAGQPGASAFVIAQYQDAIADFRVDDAAIAAEVSLYQSGFSSIFMDKIANSLFQPLSGIAFSFMETLPLMMIGMALYKDGFFSGSWERARYKNWGTKFTLIGILLLVPMVIFQIRSDFEILRVLNVNFSWTGPSLLLMTIGYACLLILLIRKYSNASWLHRVAAAGRVAFSNYLGTSIAMTFIFYGWGLGYFGQINRATLYLLVLGTWINMLLWSKPWLMRYRYGPLEWLWRSLARLEVQKMRID; this is encoded by the coding sequence GTGACAACAACGACCGCCACCCCCCGCTACCTCGAGCTCGATGCGATGCGCGGTTTCGCGGTCATGGGCATATTACTCATGAACATCGTCGGTTTCGCCATGCCCGAAATGGCCTATTTCTCGCCAGCGGTTTACGGCGGCACCGACACGCCGGATATTATCGTCTGGGCGCTGTCTTTCATTTTCGTCGATGGCAAGATGCGCGGGCTTTTCACATTGCTGTTTGGCGCCAGCATGATGCTAGTTGTCGAGCGCGCGGAGGCTAATAGCCAAAATCCCGCTAAAGTGCATTTTTCACGCATGTTCTGGCTCGCACTATTTGGCCTTGCTCATTTTTTCTTTCTCTGGTTTGGCGACATATTATTTCTTTACGCAGTGGTTGGCTGTGTTGCCTATTTCATGGTGGGCCTCCCCTCAGAAACCTTGTTCCGCCGGGCGCTGCTGCTCTATGTTATCGGCATAGTCGCTTTTGGCGCGATGATGGGAAGCCTGCTCTATTTGCAATATCAGGCTGGCCAGCCCGGCGCGAGTGCGTTCGTCATTGCGCAATATCAAGATGCTATCGCAGATTTTCGTGTCGACGATGCGGCGATTGCGGCAGAAGTGTCGTTATACCAATCGGGCTTCAGCTCGATCTTCATGGATAAAATCGCCAATTCCCTGTTTCAGCCACTTTCCGGCATTGCCTTCAGCTTCATGGAAACCCTGCCGCTGATGATGATTGGCATGGCGCTTTATAAGGACGGATTTTTTAGCGGCAGCTGGGAGCGTGCCCGGTACAAAAACTGGGGGACAAAGTTCACACTGATCGGCATATTGCTGCTGGTTCCGATGGTGATATTCCAGATACGCAGCGATTTTGAAATCTTGCGGGTGCTGAATGTCAATTTCTCTTGGACCGGTCCGTCGTTGCTGCTGATGACTATTGGCTATGCATGCTTGCTGATCTTGCTGATCCGAAAATATTCCAACGCAAGCTGGTTGCACCGGGTCGCGGCTGCCGGCCGTGTGGCTTTCTCGAACTATCTTGGCACCAGCATCGCAATGACGTTCATCTTCTATGGCTGGGGTCTGGGCTATTTCGGACAGATCAACCGCGCCACGCTTTATCTTCTCGTGCTGGGCACATGGATCAACATGCTGCTCTGGTCCAAACCGTGGCTGATGCGATATCGCTACGGCCCGCTCGAATGGCTCTGGCGTTCGCTGGCACGGCTGGAAGTGCAAAAAATGCGGATCGACTGA
- a CDS encoding (2Fe-2S)-binding protein — protein sequence MVVCICNAIREKDLRAAVRSGSEKPCEVYAQLGRKPKCGQCLSFAKTIIQSELATA from the coding sequence ATGGTTGTTTGTATTTGCAATGCGATTAGGGAAAAAGACCTGCGTGCCGCGGTTCGCAGCGGTTCTGAAAAGCCTTGCGAAGTCTATGCGCAGCTCGGTCGCAAACCCAAATGCGGTCAATGCCTCTCATTCGCAAAAACGATTATTCAGTCCGAACTTGCGACCGCTTAG
- the bfr gene encoding bacterioferritin — protein sequence MKGDAKVIEFLNEALKNELTAINQYFLHSKMLDNWGVSKLAKFEYEESIDEMKHADKLAERILFLDGLPNFQLLGRIKIGETVEEILKADLELEHEALPQLKNAIEHSESVRDYVSRDLFAEILENEEEHVDTLEKQFDMIERMGIENYIQLQSESAE from the coding sequence ATGAAGGGCGACGCAAAAGTCATCGAATTTCTCAACGAGGCGCTCAAGAATGAGCTCACCGCGATCAATCAATATTTTCTCCACAGCAAGATGTTGGACAACTGGGGCGTCAGCAAGCTCGCGAAGTTTGAATATGAAGAATCGATCGACGAGATGAAACATGCGGACAAACTAGCCGAACGCATCCTGTTTCTCGATGGTCTACCCAATTTCCAGCTGCTCGGACGGATAAAAATTGGCGAAACGGTGGAAGAAATCCTCAAGGCTGATCTTGAGCTGGAGCATGAGGCGCTACCGCAGCTGAAAAATGCCATTGAGCATAGCGAGTCTGTGCGCGACTATGTCAGCCGTGATCTTTTCGCCGAAATTCTCGAAAATGAAGAAGAGCATGTCGATACGCTGGAAAAGCAGTTTGACATGATTGAGCGTATGGGGATTGAAAACTACATCCAGCTGCAATCGGAATCAGCCGAGTAA
- a CDS encoding Hpt domain-containing protein, translated as MAQIDENLIDWSIYNQTSAALGPNFVRILGYFREDGTRSVAEIEDAMRTKDAIRIVMPAHTLKGEAGQFGATRLCELAERIEFIARKSIEHREAPDEIMELIVGLRPLFEQTLALLDQASSPVVHRQTSGFGRRAAGH; from the coding sequence GTGGCACAGATAGATGAAAATCTCATTGATTGGTCGATCTACAACCAGACCAGTGCCGCGCTCGGTCCGAATTTTGTCCGGATATTGGGCTATTTTCGAGAGGATGGTACCCGGTCGGTCGCTGAAATTGAAGATGCGATGCGGACCAAAGACGCGATCCGCATTGTCATGCCGGCCCACACGCTCAAAGGAGAGGCTGGGCAGTTTGGCGCAACCCGGCTTTGCGAGCTGGCGGAGCGGATTGAGTTTATCGCCCGCAAATCCATTGAACACCGTGAAGCGCCCGATGAGATCATGGAACTGATTGTCGGATTGCGTCCGCTGTTTGAGCAAACTCTGGCTTTACTCGATCAGGCATCCAGCCCCGTTGTCCATCGCCAGACATCCGGATTCGGACGCCGCGCGGCGGGACACTAA
- the der gene encoding ribosome biogenesis GTPase Der, whose translation MLPNIAIIGRPNVGKSTLFNRLVGKKLALVDDRPGVTRDRREGAANLLGLEFNAIDTAGYEDEDAKSLPGRMRKQTEMAVAGAELAIFVIDGRAGLTPLDEEIARWLRSAKTPVILLVNKAEGNAAQSGILESYALGFGDPIPFSAEHGDGMADLFQAIQPYVEGFKVAAADEPTDERAPLKMAIVGRPNAGKSTLINKMLGEDRLITGPEAGITRDSITVDWSWHDNALTEEDLLDGIEPDRRVRLIDTAGMRKRAKVNDKLEKLSVADAKRSIDFAEVVVLLLDATKGLEAQDLRIADQTIQEGRCLVIAINKWDVAEGPSKLFNGIRAALDDGLAQVRDVPLITISAFTGKGIDQLLKAAFNSRRVWSQRVSTGKLNRWFEDAITDNPPPAPGGKRIKLRYITQAKTRPPSFVIFGTRVDDLPESYRRYLINGIRRELGFGGVPVRLIIRAPKNPYHDKE comes from the coding sequence ATGCTGCCCAATATCGCGATTATCGGGCGGCCCAATGTCGGCAAGTCCACTCTGTTCAACCGTCTGGTTGGCAAGAAACTGGCGCTGGTTGATGACCGGCCGGGAGTGACGCGTGACCGGCGGGAAGGCGCGGCCAATTTACTAGGTCTTGAATTTAACGCCATCGATACCGCAGGATACGAAGATGAAGATGCCAAAAGCCTGCCAGGCCGGATGCGCAAGCAGACCGAGATGGCGGTTGCCGGGGCCGAACTCGCGATATTCGTGATAGATGGCCGCGCTGGCCTAACGCCCTTGGACGAGGAAATCGCGCGCTGGCTGCGAAGCGCAAAAACGCCGGTGATACTGCTGGTCAACAAGGCAGAGGGCAATGCGGCCCAATCGGGCATATTGGAAAGCTATGCTCTGGGTTTTGGCGATCCGATTCCGTTCAGCGCCGAGCATGGTGATGGTATGGCCGATCTGTTTCAGGCCATCCAGCCTTATGTCGAGGGCTTCAAGGTGGCTGCTGCCGATGAGCCGACGGATGAACGTGCACCGCTCAAAATGGCCATTGTCGGTCGCCCCAATGCCGGCAAGTCGACGCTTATAAACAAGATGCTCGGCGAGGATCGTCTGATTACCGGCCCGGAAGCGGGTATCACGCGGGATAGTATAACCGTGGACTGGTCTTGGCATGATAATGCGCTGACCGAAGAAGATTTACTGGACGGTATCGAACCGGATCGCAGAGTAAGGCTAATTGATACCGCCGGCATGCGCAAACGGGCGAAGGTCAATGACAAGCTAGAGAAATTATCGGTTGCGGATGCGAAACGCTCGATTGATTTTGCCGAAGTCGTTGTCTTGCTGCTTGATGCCACCAAGGGGCTTGAGGCACAGGATCTGCGGATCGCTGACCAGACTATCCAGGAAGGACGCTGCTTAGTGATCGCGATCAACAAATGGGATGTTGCCGAAGGGCCCAGCAAATTGTTCAACGGCATCCGCGCAGCATTGGACGACGGGCTGGCGCAGGTTCGTGATGTGCCGCTAATTACCATTTCTGCCTTTACCGGTAAGGGTATAGATCAGCTGCTGAAAGCGGCCTTCAACTCCCGCCGGGTCTGGTCGCAGCGTGTCTCGACAGGCAAACTCAACCGCTGGTTTGAGGATGCGATCACAGATAATCCGCCACCAGCGCCGGGCGGCAAACGCATTAAATTGCGCTATATTACCCAGGCGAAAACCCGTCCGCCGAGCTTCGTCATCTTCGGGACGCGGGTTGATGATCTGCCGGAAAGTTATCGGCGGTATCTGATTAACGGTATCCGGCGGGAGCTTGGGTTTGGCGGCGTTCCCGTGCGCTTGATTATTCGCGCTCCGAAAAATCCCTATCACGACAAAGAGTAG